The following are encoded in a window of Thunnus albacares chromosome 9, fThuAlb1.1, whole genome shotgun sequence genomic DNA:
- the akr1a1b gene encoding aldo-keto reductase family 1 member A1-B isoform X2 has product MNDFAVLNTGRKMPLIGLGTWKSEPGKVKQAVIWALQSGYRHIDCAAIYGNEVEIGEALQETLGPDKALRREDVFITSKLWNTRHHPEDVEPSLLKTLKDLKLEYLDLYLIHWPYAFQRGDNPFPRKEDGTLLYDDIDYKLTWAAMEKLVGKGLVRAIGLSNFNSRQIDDILSVASIKPTVLQVESHPYLAQVELLAHCRDRGLVMTAYSPLGSPDRAWKHPDEPVLLNESMIATLAEKYKKSPAQIILRWQTQRGVVTIPKSVTESRIKENIQVFDFTLEPEEMKTITALNKGWRYIVPMIEVEGKRVPRDAGHPHYPFNDPY; this is encoded by the exons ATGAATGACTTTGCAGTTCTCAACACGGGGCGGAAGATGCCCCTCATCGGACTGGGAACATGGAAGAGTGAGCCAGGAAAG GTGAAACAAGCAGTTATTTGGGCCCTGCAGAGCGGGTATCGTCACATTGACTGTGCAGCCATCTATGGCAACGAGGTTGAGATTGGAGAGGCCCTTCAGGAGACACTAGGCCCCGACAAG GCTCTGAGACGAGAGGACGTATTCATCACATCCAAGCTGTGGAACACCCGACATCACCCGGAGGACGTGGAGCCGTCCCTCCTGAAGACCCTGAAGGACCTGAAACTGGAGTATCTGGACCTCTACCTCATCCACTGGCCCTATGCCTTTCA ACGAGGAGACAATCCTTTCCCTAGAAAGGAAGATGGCACCTTGCTGTATGACGACATTGACTACAAGCTGACCTGGGCTGCCATGGAGAAGCTGGTGGGGAAGGGCCTTGTCCGAGCCATCGGCCTGTCCAACTTCAACAGTCGGCAGATAGATGACATCCTGTCCGTCGCCAGCATCAAACCAACTGTCCTCCAG GTAGAGAGCCACCCCTACCTGGCCCAGGTAGAGCTGCTGGCCCACTGTCGGGACCGGGGCCTGGTGATGACGGCCTACAGCCCTCTTGGGTCTCCTGACCGGGCCTGGAAACATCCAGACGAACCTGTCTTGCTCAATGAGTCCATGATTGCCACCCTCGcagagaaatataaaaagtCCCCTGCTCAAATTATTCTCAG GTGGCAGACACAGCGAGGAGTGGTAACAATCCCCAAGAGTGTGACAGAGTCCCGTATCAAAGAGAATATTCAG GTGTTTGACTTTACCCTTGAACCAGAGGAGATGAAAACTATTACAGCATTAAACAAAGGCTGGCGCTACATTGTACCAATGATTGAA GTGGAAGGAAAGCGGGTTCCCAGGGATGCAGGACATCCTCACTACCCTTTCAACGACCCCTACTGA
- the akr1a1b gene encoding aldo-keto reductase family 1 member A1-B isoform X1, translating into MHSLKCQVLKQMLRRLCCDTGRRVLLRGMNDFAVLNTGRKMPLIGLGTWKSEPGKVKQAVIWALQSGYRHIDCAAIYGNEVEIGEALQETLGPDKALRREDVFITSKLWNTRHHPEDVEPSLLKTLKDLKLEYLDLYLIHWPYAFQRGDNPFPRKEDGTLLYDDIDYKLTWAAMEKLVGKGLVRAIGLSNFNSRQIDDILSVASIKPTVLQVESHPYLAQVELLAHCRDRGLVMTAYSPLGSPDRAWKHPDEPVLLNESMIATLAEKYKKSPAQIILRWQTQRGVVTIPKSVTESRIKENIQVFDFTLEPEEMKTITALNKGWRYIVPMIEVEGKRVPRDAGHPHYPFNDPY; encoded by the exons ATGCATTCATTGAAATGTCAGGTGCTGAAACAGATGCTCCGTCGTTTGTGTTGTGACACCGGCCGGcgg GTGCTTCTGAGAGGTATGAATGACTTTGCAGTTCTCAACACGGGGCGGAAGATGCCCCTCATCGGACTGGGAACATGGAAGAGTGAGCCAGGAAAG GTGAAACAAGCAGTTATTTGGGCCCTGCAGAGCGGGTATCGTCACATTGACTGTGCAGCCATCTATGGCAACGAGGTTGAGATTGGAGAGGCCCTTCAGGAGACACTAGGCCCCGACAAG GCTCTGAGACGAGAGGACGTATTCATCACATCCAAGCTGTGGAACACCCGACATCACCCGGAGGACGTGGAGCCGTCCCTCCTGAAGACCCTGAAGGACCTGAAACTGGAGTATCTGGACCTCTACCTCATCCACTGGCCCTATGCCTTTCA ACGAGGAGACAATCCTTTCCCTAGAAAGGAAGATGGCACCTTGCTGTATGACGACATTGACTACAAGCTGACCTGGGCTGCCATGGAGAAGCTGGTGGGGAAGGGCCTTGTCCGAGCCATCGGCCTGTCCAACTTCAACAGTCGGCAGATAGATGACATCCTGTCCGTCGCCAGCATCAAACCAACTGTCCTCCAG GTAGAGAGCCACCCCTACCTGGCCCAGGTAGAGCTGCTGGCCCACTGTCGGGACCGGGGCCTGGTGATGACGGCCTACAGCCCTCTTGGGTCTCCTGACCGGGCCTGGAAACATCCAGACGAACCTGTCTTGCTCAATGAGTCCATGATTGCCACCCTCGcagagaaatataaaaagtCCCCTGCTCAAATTATTCTCAG GTGGCAGACACAGCGAGGAGTGGTAACAATCCCCAAGAGTGTGACAGAGTCCCGTATCAAAGAGAATATTCAG GTGTTTGACTTTACCCTTGAACCAGAGGAGATGAAAACTATTACAGCATTAAACAAAGGCTGGCGCTACATTGTACCAATGATTGAA GTGGAAGGAAAGCGGGTTCCCAGGGATGCAGGACATCCTCACTACCCTTTCAACGACCCCTACTGA
- the uhmk1 gene encoding serine/threonine-protein kinase Kist, whose translation MAHCGSSEPSAKVQPPRPDSGAVIMPSQGGVDQSMKPVLFEIFGEIWTVQSRLGQGVSASVYRVSSGRATTAAVKEFQADTQGGDYGFHKERSVLEDIQGHKNIATLYGVFTNHSCMGVATRCLLLELLDVSVSELLVRGSSGTQGGRPQQGHSMWLVQHCARDILEALAFLHREGYVHADLKPRNILWSADDECFKLIDFGLSFKEGNQDVKYIQTDGYRAPEAELQNSLAQAGVEMDGDSGCTAAVDLWSLGIILLEMFSGMKLKDTVRSQEWKDNSTAIVDHMFASNSLACPAIPVYHLRDLIKSMLLNDPKQRCTAETALLSPFFSIPFAPHIEDLVLLPSPVLRLLNLIDDSHLHNEEEYEDILEDMKEECQKYGSVVSLLIPKENPGKGQVFVEYANSSDSKEAQRLLTGRTFDGKFVVATFYPLSAYKRGYLYQTVQ comes from the exons ATGGCTCACTGCGGCTCCTCCGAGCCGAGCGCGAAGGTACAGCCGCCGCGTCCGGACAGCGGTGCCGTTATCATGCCCTCACAGGGTGGCGTAGACCAGAGCATGAAGCCGGTGCTGTTCGAGATCTTTGGCGAGATTTGGACCGTCCAGTCGCGGCTCGGCCAAGGAGTGTCGGCCTCGGTGTACCGGGTCAGCTCAGGCAGAGCCACCACCGCCGCCGTCAAGGAGTTTCAGGCCGACACTCAGGGAGGAGATTACGGGTTTCACAAGGAGAGGTCGGTGCTGGAGGACATCCAGGGACATAAAAACATCG CGACATTGTACGGGGTGTTCACCAACCACAGCTGTATGGGCGTTGCCACTCGCTGCCTTCTGCTGGAGCTCTTGGATGTCAGTGTGTCGGAGCTGTTGGTGAGAGGCAGCAGCGGTACCCAGGGTGGCAG ACCCCAGCAGGGCCACTCCATGTGGCTCGTCCAGCACTGCGCCAGAGACATCCTGGAGGCTCTCGCCTTCCTTCACAGGGAAGGCTACGTCCACGCCGACCTCAAGCCGCGCAACATCCTCTGGAGCGCTGATGACGAGTGTTTCAAGCTCATCGACTTCGGCCTCAGCTTCAAAGAGGGAAACCAg GATGTCAAGTACATCCAGACAGACGGGTATCGTGCTCCAGAGGCCGAACTTCAGAACAGTCTGGCCCAGGCCGGGGTGGAGATGGACGGAGACTCGGGTTGCACGGCCGCCGTAGACCTGTGGAGCCTGGGCATCATCCTGTTGGAGATGTTCTCAGGAATGAAACTTAAAGACACCGTTCGCTCGCAGGAATGGAAG GACAACAGCACGGCCATTGTAGACCACATGTTTGCTAGCAACAGTCTGGCATGCCCTGCCATCCCAGTCTATCACCTCAGAGACCTTATTAAAAG CATGCTTCTAAACGACCCAAAGCAAAGATGCACAGCTGAAACTGCCCTGCTGAGCCCATTCTTCAGTATTCCCTTCG CTCCTCACATTGAGGACCTGGTTCTGCTGCCCTCTCCGGTACTGCGTCTGCTTAACCTGATTGATGACAGCCATCTGCACAATGAAGAAGAGTATGAAG ACATCCTGGAGGACATGAAAGAGGAGTGCCAGAAGTACGGCTCAGTGGTTTCTTTGCTCATCCCCAAGGAGAATCCAGGGAAAGGACAG GTGTTTGTAGAGTATGCTAACTCCAGCGACTCCAAAGAAGCTCAGAGGCTGCTGACCGGCCGCACCTTTGATGGGAAGTTTGTTGTGGCCACCTTCTACCCTCTCAGCGCCTATAAAAGAGGTTACTTGTATCAGACAGTGCAATGA